The region TTTGGTTGGAAAAGGAGGCTATGTAGAGGTATATAAAGGATTTTTGAGAAATGGAGACGAAATAGTTGTGAAAAGGCTCACGAAAACAGCTTCGGAtgagagaaaagagaaagagttTTTGACTGAGATTGGAACCATTGGCCATGTCCACCATAGAAATGTTTTATCACTCCTTTGTTGTTGTATTGACAGTGGTCTTTACCCCATTTTCCAATTCTCATCCATAGGATCTGTTGCTTCTCTTCTCCATGGTAAAATTTAACACACCAAATTTTTTTGGTTTTCTCATCTTTCTgggttttctttcttttgtcaGTCTTTTGAGATTTTAATGGGAATTTTTTTGTGTTTAGGTGAGAATTTAACACCTATGGATTGGAAAACACAGTATAACATAGCCATTGGTACCATTTTCATTTTCTTGAAGCTAAAGACAGCGAAATACCGAAGCCAAGAtctgaaaaaaagaaaagaaaataaaggaaaggGTCACACTACAATACTCCAATTTCAATCCTCTTTAAGCCATAACCTAAGGCCCTTCTCTTGCTCCGACTTAGCCCTTCACCTTCACAATGAATAAGCAACACGCTAACTGGTCCCCCTACGACAACAATGGCAGATCCTGTGTGGCAATCGCAGGAGCCAATTACTGTGTGATCACTGCCGATACTCGGATGTCGACTGGTTATAATGTTCTTACTCGGGATTACTCAAAAATTTGTAAACTATACGCTTCTCTCCCACTCTTAATAGATATTTACTTGCTAAGATTTCACCTAGGAGAGTTTTTTGAGTAGGAAACACAGGCTTTAGCCTGAACGAATGCTTTACTATACTTATTGGACTGTTGGGTAATGATTATAATTATTTCCTTGAAAAAGGGATGTAGTGCGTTTGTGGTCGCCAAATTCGTATTTGAACTGTGGCAGCAGACTCAATATACTAAACATTTAATATTTGGTTTATGTAAAAATAAAGTTGTAGTTCTGGGTTCCGTTTTACACTTTGTTGAGTGGAACCTCATTTGGATTATTTGGTAGcaagatatatgtatatatgtatttatgTGTGTGTTTGCTGATCGCCCTATAGAAAATTGTTGCTTATTTCAATAAGCATTAATAAAACGAATCTTTTCCTTTTTTTGTGTTGCTTGATAATTTTACATCGGACTCTTTCACAGATGAAAAAAGCTTTTAGATTGGCTCCT is a window of Humulus lupulus chromosome 4, drHumLupu1.1, whole genome shotgun sequence DNA encoding:
- the LOC133831094 gene encoding probable receptor-like serine/threonine-protein kinase At5g57670 encodes the protein MVKKTIGVVGTESFQRPIWKCFSFEEICEGTDGFSSDNLVGKGGYVEVYKGFLRNGDEIVVKRLTKTASDERKEKEFLTEIGTIGHVHHRNVLSLLCCCIDSGLYPIFQFSSIGSVASLLHGENLTPMDWKTQYNIAIGTIFIFLKLKTAKYRSQDLKKRKENKGKGHTTILQFQSSLSHNLRPFSCSDLALHLHNE